The genomic window CGACGCGTCGGGCCCCCTGGACCTCGGCGGTGCCACGATCGCCGGATCGCCGGGCCAGTACGTCGCCTCGGCCGGCTGGATGGACACATCGCGGTCCCCCATCCAGGGTGACGGGCTCCTGTATCCGGGCAGCCGCGTCTCCCTGGGCGATGTCATCGACGGCACGGGCTCAACGCTGCTGCTCGGCGAGCGGTCGCGGAACCTCGCGGAGGCTGCGTGGGCCGGCTCCTTCGGCAGCCACGCGGATCCCGCGCCCCTCTGCACCAAGCGGGGATGGCCGGTCAGGTCGTGCGTCGGGCTGATGTTCCTGCTCATGGGCCGCACCGGCCCCCCGGGCGACATCATCGGCGGCCAGGCCGCCGGGGGGATCACGCCGAACCATCCCTCGGCCGGTGCCGACGGCTTCTGGAGCCGCCACCCGGGCGGATGCGAGTTCCTGCTCGGCGACGGCTCCGCCCGCTTCATCAAGTCGTCGATCGATACGCGGGTCTTCCGCTCGCTCTCGTCCCGGGCCGGCGGCGAGGTGATCGGGGCGGATTCCTATTAGACCGATACGGGCCCGGGGACGAGCCCGCCTCGGCCGTCAATCGGGGGTTGCGGCCATGCGTCTCCTCGCCGGACCGATCGTCTGCGGAGCGATCCTGGGAGGGGGATGCGGCGGCCCCGGTGCCGGGGTGGACCTGCCGCCGCCCACTCCGGGCCTGGAACTCCGCGGCGAAGATTTCGCGCAGGCCCGCGCCGCCTTCTCGACCCGTCTCACCCGCCATGCCCCCCCGCCCGGCCAGGCCCAAGCCCTGCCCGCCATCCCGGACGCGGAGACCGTCGAGTACGCATCCGGCCACCTTCGCCTGAAAGCCTACCGGAGCCGCCCCTCGGCGGGGCCCGCCAGGCGGCCGGCCGTCCTCTTCCTGCACGGAGGGTTCTCATTCGGCGAGGGCCACTGGGAGATGAGCCGGCCGTTCCGCGAGGCCGGCTTCGTCGTGATGACGCCGGTCCTCCGCGGCGAGAATGGCCAGCCCGGCGACTTCAGCCTCTTCGGCGACGAGGTCGGCGACGTCCTGGCCGCCGCCGACGTCCTGGCCTCGGCCCCGGACGTGGACCCGAGGAACGTCTTCGTGGCCGGACACAGCGTCGGGGGCACGCTCGCGATGCTCGCCGCGATGACCTCCCGCCGGTTCCGGGCCGCGGCCTCCTTCTCCGGTTCCCCGGACCTGAACATCTACTTGAAGGTGAGCCGCACCCCCGCCCCCTTCGACGCATCCTCGGCCGCCGAGGTCCGCCTGCGTTCCGCGGTCGCCTACGCCTCCAGCTTCAAGTGCCCCGCACGCCTCTACTACGGCGAGGACGAAATCTGGGTCCAGAGCAGCACCAGTCGTACGGCCGTCCTCGCCTCGAGGGCGGGGCTCGACGTGGCGGCCGTCGAGCTGCCCGGAGACCATTTCTCCTCGGTCCAAGCCGCGATCCGCGAGTCCATCGCGTTCTTTCGCCAGCACATGGCTGCCGACTGAACCGCGACGCCCGCCTCTTCATGCAGACGCTACCCCGGGCAGCAATATGTCGACGACGCGAGGCCGCAGGATTGGCCGTGCCTCGACGAGGCCGTCGACCTCACCCCGTCGACGCCCTGGCTCGTCCCGTCCTCATCCGCGGTTTCGGTTGTACCGCCG from Aquisphaera giovannonii includes these protein-coding regions:
- a CDS encoding alpha/beta hydrolase family protein; the encoded protein is MRLLAGPIVCGAILGGGCGGPGAGVDLPPPTPGLELRGEDFAQARAAFSTRLTRHAPPPGQAQALPAIPDAETVEYASGHLRLKAYRSRPSAGPARRPAVLFLHGGFSFGEGHWEMSRPFREAGFVVMTPVLRGENGQPGDFSLFGDEVGDVLAAADVLASAPDVDPRNVFVAGHSVGGTLAMLAAMTSRRFRAAASFSGSPDLNIYLKVSRTPAPFDASSAAEVRLRSAVAYASSFKCPARLYYGEDEIWVQSSTSRTAVLASRAGLDVAAVELPGDHFSSVQAAIRESIAFFRQHMAAD
- a CDS encoding DUF1559 family PulG-like putative transporter, encoding MRRGRAPGPRGAFTLIELLVVLAIIGLLIALLLPAVQSAREAARRAHCQHNLKQLGLALHAYHDAWGSFPPGYLPSRAPRPGASTGAELGAGWGWGTLVLPYLESRPVYDAANFDLGFGEVTGEVVGLRENRTVRQVSLSTFLCPSDGDASGPLDLGGATIAGSPGQYVASAGWMDTSRSPIQGDGLLYPGSRVSLGDVIDGTGSTLLLGERSRNLAEAAWAGSFGSHADPAPLCTKRGWPVRSCVGLMFLLMGRTGPPGDIIGGQAAGGITPNHPSAGADGFWSRHPGGCEFLLGDGSARFIKSSIDTRVFRSLSSRAGGEVIGADSY